GAGTGAGTTGTGAGAGTGAGATGCGAGAGTGAGAATGAGCCACTCCCTTCATAGCTGATCTGTCTGTGGCCTGCCTGCTGTTATAACGTCGACCCGCTCGCTTATTCAGGTGTTCCTGTACTCGGTATAGTCATTATATGGTGCATAATGGTCCGGCATGGGGGAGAAAGGAAAACTTCTGCTAAGGGTCTTACTGATTTCATTCTACGAGGCGAGCCAACAGACACAATGTCTAGCCCAAGCAACGTTGCCTGCTCGGCGCTTGCTCGGCGCTTGCTTGGCGCTCGGCGCTCGGCTTCTCGGCTCAGGTTAAGCCGGCGGCTATTGTGCCGACTGATAGCAAATGGTCAGAACCCTGAATCAACCTCGTGAACTTCCTTTACCCGTTGCATATGCACGTGAGATGAGAGCCCAACAGCAACGACATGACAGCAAAGACAGAAAATGGTACTTCTACCGACGGCACAGCAAATTATTGAAAGATCCATCGTGGTTCGACAAGAATCGGGACCTTCTCTTTTCTAATTGCGATGGGGCTATTCACGCATTTGATGCATCAAGACATTTCACGCTTTCAAAATTCGGCGCTTGGCCGGCGAAGAACCTGCCCGATGAGGTGCTAAGCGAAGCGAAGCGAGGGCGGGGAGCCAACCTGTTGTCCTCGAAATGGAATCACCTTGAAAACAAATGCCTTGGCTAGCAGGCGGAGCAACGCAGCATAGTTCCGGCTCGGTTCGGACAGGAAGACAGGAAGACCGGAAGAACAACGGTAGGTCAGAGTCAAGTGATGTACAAATAAGTAGCAAGCAGTCACAGCAAGCCAAAAAGTTGTCCATCCCAAAAACAAAGCAACTTTTCTACCATGAGTAGCTAGTTGCGTACAATCTTTTTATTCTTTTGTTGCAGTCTCTCATTCTGGTCTCTCATTCAAGTCTTTCACTCCAGTCTCTCATTTTGTTCCCTCTCTAGGGAGCTGTTCCATTTATCATCCAACCCCCCGTCAGCAGCATAGCACACCATGGTTCGGGCCGGCCAACGCTATTTTCTGCCCCTTGTGGGCTCTCTCTTCTACCGTGGCGCCATATCACAGCAGGACCTCTGCCCGACCACTTGCGTTGTGTCCGGACCCGACCCGGCCAACTGGACCACCGTGGGCGAGTTCGGTCAGCTGCAGGCCTGCAAGAAGCCCCTAGTGCTCGACTTCTCCGTTACGATCCCCGTCACGGAGAAGCAGCCTATCCGGGCCTGCAACGTCTTCGCCAATGACTTCTACGCCGGCCCGGTGGACCCTCCGGCCTCGGGTGGGACCGAGGACATTGCCCCCATAATGGCTTGGACCCCAGCCGGGTCTGAGAACGAGACCGGCGGTCTAGTCGCGAGCCAGCCGGTTGAGCACCTGCAGAGCTACCTCCAAAACGTCATCAGCCGGGCCGCAAACCGAACCATTCTGTTCGCCACTGCTTCCGATGTGACCGTTGGAGTTTATGTCGGAGCGAACCTGCTGAACCCCAGCGTAGCCGGAACCTTCTTCGATTACCTTCTCGCCGTTCTCTTCGGGCCCGGAATCGCCGACGAAAAGGCAGCCCTGATCCAGGCATGCGACGGTCGCAGTGGTGACCAGATCTTCGGCCTCATCGCTGCCTCCACCCCGGACTTTACCACAGTACACAACGCCGTCGCCAGGTGGTCCAATGGCCAGTGTGTCGACACATCCTCGTACCCAGAGGTCTTTGACGTCGATCCTGAGCCCATCGACATGGTTGACTCCAACACCGCCCTGACGCTTTCCAGCGGCGCCCGGGTTGGCCTGAGTAACTCGACCGACAGGAAGAACGTGACGTCGCCGGCAGTCCGGggcctgctcctcgcccGAGCCGACTGCCGCACCATCGACGTCAAGAGTGGCGACGACTGCGGCAAGTTAGTGACGCGCTGTGGCGGCGGtatgacggcggcggacctTTACAAGTACAACCCCAAGTCGACCCTGTGCTCGACGCTGCAACCGGGCCAGCTGATCTGCTGCTCCGCCGGGTCTCTTCCCaaaccaacaacaccacaGCCCAACCCGGACGGATCGTGCCGAACCCAGAAAGTGGACGAAGGTGACGACTGCAGCAAGCTGGTGACGcggtgcggcggcggtcttACTGCAGCGCAGTTCTACCAATACAACACCAAGTCCGGCTTATGCGCGACGCTTCAGCCAGGCCAGCACGTCTGCTGCACGCCCGGAAAGCTCCCCGACCTACGACCAAAGAAGAACGCAGACGGATCCTGCTTTGCCTACAAGATCCAAGACGGCGACTTCTGCGCCAAGGTGGCGGCTGCTAATGGCTTGActgtcgacgagctcgagaagctcaacaaGGAGACCTGGGGTATGTGTTATCCGTCATTATAGCTCCCAAACTTTGTCTTCATCATTTCTTTTGCTTGCATTTCCTTCTTCAGTCTCTTTCTTCTGCATCTCTTCAGAGTGGTGGGAGGTGCTCTGCTGTCCACATACAGCCAGGTATCCTACCACCAGATATCTGTCATACTGCATCGTTGTAAATTTTTAACACCAGGGTGATTACAGGCTGGAACGGATGCGAGAACGGCTTCTGGCCCGACAACTGGATCTGTCTGAGCGAAGGCACGCCGCCATTTCCTGCTCCTATCGCCAATGCGGTCTGCGGCCCCCAGAAACCCGGCTCGACCAAGCCGAGCGGATCAACCTCGCGAGACTGGGCCAAGATGAACCAATGTCCGCTCAACTCGTGCTGCAACATTGTGAGTGGTTTCTGTCTGTATCTTATGTCTACCTATCTACCCTGCATCCAGAGGCAGAGGAATAACTGACACTGACACACCACCCAGTGGGGCCAATGTGGCACGACCGAAGACTTTTGCATCGACACTAACACCGGCCCCCCTGGCACAGCCAAGAAGAACACGTACGGCTGCATTTCCAACTGCGGAATGAGCATCGTCCAGAGCGGCCCGCCAGCGCAGTTCATCAAGCTCGGTTACTTCGAGGGATTCAACCTAGGCCGAAACTGCCTCAACATGGACGCTACCCAGATCGACCCATCGTTCACGCATGTTCACTTTGCGTTTGGCATGATTGACGACAACTTCAACGTCTATCATGAAGACGAACTAGCCGAGTTCCAGTTCCAGCAGTTCAAGAAGCTGCGCGGGCCCAAGCGAATCATCTCCTTTGGCGGCTGGgtcttctcggccgaggTGCCGTTCTATCATATTTTCCGCAACGGCGTCAAGCCTGAGAATCGCGAGAAGCTGGCAGACAACCTAGTCAAGTATGTGGTTGACAATGGCCTGGACGGGCTCGACATTGACTGGGAGTATCCGTCGGCCCCCAATCTCGGTGAAGGCGTGCCGGAGGGTGACCCCTCCGAGGCCTTGAACTACCTACGTCTACTGTCCAGACTGCGGGCCAAGCTGCCGAAGGACAAGTCGCTATCGATCGCAGCCCCGGCCTCTCACTGGTATCTCAAACAGTTTCCCATCAAGGCCATGTCTGAGCTACTTGATTACATTGTCTACATGACCTACGACCTGCACGGCCAGTGGGATGCTGGAAACAAGTGGGCTACGCCTGGATGCCCGACGGGTAACTGCCTACGCAGCCACGTGAACCGGACTGAGACAATGAACACTCTGGTGCGTCTACTTtactctcctctcctctaATTTTCTCCCCCAAACGCCTCAGTTCTTGCTTGCTAACTTGTCATCAGGTTATGATAACCAAGGCGGGCGTGCCGTCCAACAAGGTGCTTGTCGGCGTTAGCAGCTATGGTCGCAGCTTTCAGATGGCAAATCCGTCCTGCACTGGTCCCAACTGCTTATACACAGGCGACCGTCTCACCTCATATGCCCGTAAGGGACGCTGCACCGATACAGCTGGCTACATAAGCAACGCCGAGATTGACGAGATTAAGGGCCGGTCCTGGCTTGACGCTGAGAGCAACTCGCGCATCATGGTTGACGGCGACCTCTGGGTGGCCTATATGGACGACAGCCTCAAGGATTCACGTACGCAGATGTACAAGCGCTACAACATGGGCGGCACCATCGACTGGGCCGTCGATCTTGTCAAGTTTCACGACCCCCCGAAACTTCTCCCCGATGGCATCAACCTTGGTCTCAGCTGGGCCTCCATCAAGGCCAACGTGCGCATGGGTGAGAGCGCAACCTGCAACCCTTCGGCACGGACCGGCACCTGGGTCGACAAGCAGTGTACCcatgacgccgtcggcgacaaCACCAAGATGACACCCAAAGCGCGGTGGGATGCTCTGGACTGCAAGAGCGGCTGGACCGATATCGTTCGCCGGTGGCAGGGCTGTGACTTCAAGGAAGGGGGTAAAGAGGACTTTAGTGAGCATATCGCTTCCTACCTGCGCGCACCTTCAAGGCCGGTATGTAGATACCCCACCTACCAGACCATCACTTACACCAAAGTCACGGTACCATTCCAAAGGGTGCCCGACGCCGGCAACTTGGGCAAGTATTTAGCTTACCGTGCTGACCGTCATGCCAACAGAGATGCAATGACCTAGGTCAGGCCTCGTCCTGTGGAGTCATGCAGTGTGCCGCACACAACACGCCAGAGACGAACCCAGAGCGCAAAACCGGCGCGTGCGCGTACGAGCTCTGGAACGGGCTTGCTGAGATCCACACGGTAAGCACTTACTTTCCAGCCGAGCAGTACCAGGCATGTATGGCTGAACAAGCATTGCTTTGTAGATCCTTAGGAACTACTACTACTCTCTGGAGTCCACGGGCAACTCACTTGCTCGCCGGAAGGATACCTTTATCGAGACTTTCGCCCCGAAGCCGGACGACGATTCCAAGATATTCGACCTCTTCTTGACACTGATGCCTATCCCGCTTACAGCAGCGGTCCCAAGGTTCTTTGGGAGCGCCTTGGCGAGCATGAAATACTTCTCCGGCGCAACAGGCGGAGACAGAAGGGCTGCCTGGGAGGCCGGCACCATCACCATGGTGGGCACCGCTTTCTCTATCGCCAAAGACGCTCTCGACTCGGCGTCCTCAGCGCGGGAGGAAATCGCCTTCAACGACATCTTTGATAAGATCATCACCAACTGGAAGGCGCAGGTCAACCGACTGGTCGCCCAGATCTTCAACGGCTCACCTGAGAGCGTCAAGCTGCTCAGCGCCCTAGTCTCCGACGGCAAGATGATAcaaggcgaggaggaccaGCCGGCCAGCGGCTACACCGGTGAGTACACCAAGAGCTGGGAGGACAGCAAATACATCGAGCGTGCCTTCTACGCGCTCGCCATCCCAGTCCTCTGGGCCGCTGACCGACCCACCCCCTTCATTCTCGACTTTGGCGACAGCTGCGTCATCGACGCGACCAAGTACTTCGAGGAGCGGGCGGACAAGTACAACGCTGGCTGGCGCTGTCCTAACGGCCACTCGTACATCCTTGccggggtcgacgacgagcctAAGGGCTGCCCCCACGCGAACCCCCGGCTGTGCTTGCTGCCGCGCAACCGGAACTTCTTCAAGATCCTCAAGGGCATTGACGAACTCAAGGAACCCGGGCAGGACAGGTGGGGAAAAGTGACAGTTGACGACCTGATAATTGGGTGAGTTGTTATCCCAGGCGGCAGAGCGATGAGATGGACACTAACCCCGGACTACAGAGCCGTGAACACGTACAAGAAGAACAATGGGAGGAACTTCATGGACCCTGCCAAGAGCATGACGGATCCCGCAGACATCCAGCGGCTTCAGAATGTCGCCAGCCAAGATATCCGCCTGGGTGGCTTCCAGCATATCCCTATTTGTGGGCCCGAAGAAGCCCGGGCTAACCTCCTGAAGGGACGCAAGGCCTACGGAAACTCACCCAACTACCCGTGCAATCCATAGATAGGCCAGCAAGCTGTCAAATAGGGCAAATGACTGTAgattaactactataagtcaacatacccactttcgGACACCCCCCACATGCGGACACccaaaaaatgaagccatctccaacatcaccactattttcacttaattactgccctcttctagatgccactacaatacagtcttcagcttcactaggtaaatcagactcgctggattcacctgcagtatcctctttttcaccagcctcaacctgcgccttctgcacgtctgagatagtggcaaacttggtgttaggatccagctggactgccttcctCTTTCTGACTGTAGTATTAGtcacttgggcctgcagaagctccagcttgtgctgggcagtagccagctcataggccttctcgttgaagccttttttcaccttcataaaaaggaggcgttgagtactggcgtcattgtccagctctgtgaatagcttcagttggccagccaggtccttcatcttccttggcgtcgaccataccactgcagacgacgcagatgcccatccttcagcttccctgccttccttgcctctagactgccctttgctgacctgatctgacgatgctgatggctttggtgttgttgggagtaggagggagctcatcagaggcttcgccatagagacaggccataaccctgtccatttccaaccacttctgatgttcttgatcgtcatacctgcaagggcagccttataataacagcctaagaagttcctcttgcctacaatagtagagtcattccattgactaaggtatccaagctccttcctataggctgccttgagAGGGCTaaagactgcttgatcaagtggctggaggacatgggaggtgtgtggcggtaagaatagtagatggatgttgtttatatagcataaccacataaagtctgtcgttgtatgactcccatgcccatccaggatcaatagtctagcctccttcttgttatccttgccctgagggacagtctgagggatgaaggccttctgcagccattcaactgcagtagcatctgttgtccagccattttccGTTGCTGTAAATagccatccttcataagggccaagatccagaggaaaccactgctgctggactgtcttgcccttgtatataatgaggggatgaagcctctggcccagggcagagatgcattcgatgatggatacccatgcccttgatccaggctgtttcttgcgaacagacttcgtctcagacatgcccagcaccagcccattagatccctggccctcaaggataccagtctcatccatgttatatctattggctggtttaatgccctggacctctggtatggcgaggagtttgaaccattccctgatgacctcagtagatgccccattaatacGTCTGGAGTCaatagggcgacttctctggaccttgatagatgggtttctcttgaggaaggcttggatccatcctttacctataggctctgtgtcccccatagcatgaaggatcctttctgcgaataccTTCACCTGCTGATGAGTTggagcaaggccaagggcatgctggattcgcacccattcagccagcttagcctcctggtcaggggaaagcctctggAGATCTGCAAAGGCAATAACCCTTGACTGGGCACCAGTCATGCGTCGATATATCGTTGTTCGAGGGATCCCATACTCGCGAGATGCACTCTTAATAGCCTGGCCACGACTGATAGCCTCAAGAGCCTGTTGAAGCTGATCTTCGGTATATTGGGTCATAATACCTAAAAGaaggtatgctgaaaaaatgagCCCATTTGGATAAGGTAGGATAATGTTGTGAtgggttgaagttggaggagggtggtggtgatgagggggaaatgaggcatttttgggtgtCCGCATGTGGGGGGTGTCcgaaagtgggtatgttgacttaaTTGCTAGTTTAACCTGACCTGCCCAAAGAGCTTGAGGTATGGAGAATGCTCCTTTTTCCCTAACAACAACTAAAATGTAAAATTCAAACCTAGAAAGTGATCCTATAAACTCTGATTCTTTCTTTACATATATCATAAGAAGCGAAAGAGTCCATGGCACGAACAAGTCCGTCTACCAATTACAACGTCTAGAGACGCGTTGACTGATATTGAAGTAAGTGTTTGGAAGTGTAAGAGAGGATAAAGCATATCACTTACCATCCCGTCCCGCAATGGGATCTGGTCTTTCCGCAAAAGCCGACAGAGCTTCAACATGAGCCGTCAAAAGGACCGACAGAACATGTGAGACATCCATTACCTGAACCACAAGTCCCGTTGATGGAGGGGATGTTGGCTGTGAGGCAGCCGCTTGA
This genomic interval from Colletotrichum higginsianum IMI 349063 chromosome 9, whole genome shotgun sequence contains the following:
- a CDS encoding Chitinase, with the translated sequence MVRAGQRYFLPLVGSLFYRGAISQQDLCPTTCVVSGPDPANWTTVGEFGQLQACKKPLVLDFSVTIPVTEKQPIRACNVFANDFYAGPVDPPASGGTEDIAPIMAWTPAGSENETGGLVASQPVEHLQSYLQNVISRAANRTILFATASDVTVGVYVGANLLNPSVAGTFFDYLLAVLFGPGIADEKAALIQACDGRSGDQIFGLIAASTPDFTTVHNAVARWSNGQCVDTSSYPEVFDVDPEPIDMVDSNTALTLSSGARVGLSNSTDRKNVTSPAVRGLLLARADCRTIDVKSGDDCGKLVTRCGGGMTAADLYKYNPKSTLCSTLQPGQLICCSAGSLPKPTTPQPNPDGSCRTQKVDEGDDCSKLVTRCGGGLTAAQFYQYNTKSGLCATLQPGQHVCCTPGKLPDLRPKKNADGSCFAYKIQDGDFCAKVAAANGLTVDELEKLNKETWGWNGCENGFWPDNWICLSEGTPPFPAPIANAVCGPQKPGSTKPSGSTSRDWAKMNQCPLNSCCNIWGQCGTTEDFCIDTNTGPPGTAKKNTYGCISNCGMSIVQSGPPAQFIKLGYFEGFNLGRNCLNMDATQIDPSFTHVHFAFGMIDDNFNVYHEDELAEFQFQQFKKLRGPKRIISFGGWVFSAEVPFYHIFRNGVKPENREKLADNLVKYVVDNGLDGLDIDWEYPSAPNLGEGVPEGDPSEALNYLRLLSRLRAKLPKDKSLSIAAPASHWYLKQFPIKAMSELLDYIVYMTYDLHGQWDAGNKWATPGCPTGNCLRSHVNRTETMNTLVMITKAGVPSNKVLVGVSSYGRSFQMANPSCTGPNCLYTGDRLTSYARKGRCTDTAGYISNAEIDEIKGRSWLDAESNSRIMVDGDLWVAYMDDSLKDSRTQMYKRYNMGGTIDWAVDLVKFHDPPKLLPDGINLGLSWASIKANVRMGESATCNPSARTGTWVDKQCTHDAVGDNTKMTPKARWDALDCKSGWTDIVRRWQGCDFKEGGKEDFSEHIASYLRAPSRPRCNDLGQASSCGVMQCAAHNTPETNPERKTGACAYELWNGLAEIHTILRNYYYSLESTGNSLARRKDTFIETFAPKPDDDSKIFDLFLTLMPIPLTAAVPRFFGSALASMKYFSGATGGDRRAAWEAGTITMVGTAFSIAKDALDSASSAREEIAFNDIFDKIITNWKAQVNRLVAQIFNGSPESVKLLSALVSDGKMIQGEEDQPASGYTGEYTKSWEDSKYIERAFYALAIPVLWAADRPTPFILDFGDSCVIDATKYFEERADKYNAGWRCPNGHSYILAGVDDEPKGCPHANPRLCLLPRNRNFFKILKGIDELKEPGQDRWGKVTVDDLIIGAVNTYKKNNGRNFMDPAKSMTDPADIQRLQNVASQDIRLGGFQHIPICGPEEARANLLKGRKAYGNSPNYPCNP